The following are encoded together in the Zingiber officinale cultivar Zhangliang chromosome 8A, Zo_v1.1, whole genome shotgun sequence genome:
- the LOC122012526 gene encoding protein NRT1/ PTR FAMILY 5.2-like has translation MAGLSSSPKVPADKDYAQDGSVDLKGNPVLRSERGGWFACYFIVVYEFFERMAYYGIASNLVLYLTRELHQGTVASANNVTYWVGTTFLMPVLGAFVADVYLGRYWTYLISAALYFTGMCLVTVAVSVRSLRPPPCNVHGNEATAECKPTSTLQLAVFFSALYIIAFGSGGTKPNVATIGADQFDDFDPRERTHKISFFNWWFLSTFLGSLFAHVFLVFIQDNVGWSVGYGIPTAGLFLSILIFLAGTPFYRHKKVHGSPLTQMARVLVAATRKWSVTVPENLVQLHELNHHKLRILPTNSLRFLNKAAVKVVGQMRTRWMLCTVTEVEETKQMLRLFPIWIASLIPASIAAQTHTLFVKQCTTLDRHIGKHFQIPPASFATSVTIAMIVTTFLYDRYFVKIMKKYTANPRGITLLQRIGFGFFLHIVAMLVASLTENRRLRVARDLGLVQSGKEVIPRTIFMLLPQFALVGVADSFTIVGMMDLCYSQAPESMKSLGTSYSLTSYGIGNFLSSVLLSSVSNITVKFGARKGWILNNLNASHLDYYYALLLLLSFFNFLFFLCVSKLYVYKAEVFDQEVEEDCSAYADKVIGA, from the exons ATGGCGGGCTTATCATCATCACCAAAAGTACCAGCAGACAAGGATTACGCTCAGGATGGCTCTGTTGACCTCAAAGGCAACCCTGTTCTACGATCCGAGAGAGGAGGATGGTTTGCTTGTTATTTTATTGTAG TTTATGAATTTTTTGAGAGGATGGCATACTACGGGATAGCATCGAACTTAGTTCTATACTTGACGAGGGAGCTGCACCAAGGCACCGTGGCTTCTGCGAACAATGTGACTTATTGGGTCGGGACTACGTTCTTAATGCCTGTTCTTGGTGCCTTTGTGGCAGACGTATATCTTGGGCGATACTGGACCTATCTCATCTCCGCCGCTCTTTATTTTACG GGGATGTGTCTCGTGACGGTGGCAGTTTCTGTCCGGTCTCTAAGGCCACCACCCTGCAACGTTCATGGCAATGAAGCCACTGCCGAGTGCAAGCCAACCTCCACATTGCAGCTGGCCGTATTCTTCTCCGCCCTCTACATTATCGCATTCGGCTCCGGTGGAACCAAGCCCAACGTCGCTACCATCGGCGCCGACCAATTCGACGACTTCGACCCCAGAGAACGAACTCACAAGATCTCCTTCTTCAACTGGTGGTTCCTGAGCACCTTCCTCGGCTCCCTCTTCGCCCACGTCTTCCTGGTTTTCATCCAAGACAACGTCGGCTGGTCCGTCGGCTACGGCATCCCCACCGCCGGTCTCTTCCTCTCGATCTTAATCTTCCTCGCTGGCACTCCTTTCTACAGGCACAAGAAGGTCCACGGCAGTCCGCTCACTCAAATGGCCCGAGTCCTCGTGGCCGCCACCAGAAAATGGAGCGTGACTGTCCCTGAGAATTTGGTCCAACTCCATGAACTGAATCATCACAAGCTCAGAATCCTTCCCACGAATTCCTTGAGGTTTCTGAACAAAGCCGCTGTAAAAGTTGTTGGTCAGATGAGGACGCGATGGATGCTCTGCACGGTTACCGAAGTGGAGGAGACCAAACAGATGTTGCGGCTGTTTCCCATATGGATTGCTTCCCTCATTCCGGCCTCCATTGCGGCTCAAACGCACACTCTCTTCGTCAAGCAATGCACCACCCTCGATCGCCACATCGGCAAACACTTCCAAATCCCTCCGGCCAGCTTCGCCACGTCCGTGACAATAGCCATGATTGTGACCACTTTCCTCTACGACCGCTACTTCGTCAAGATCATGAAAAAGTACACTGCGAATCCGCGAGGGATCACCCTGCTGCAGAGGATCGGCTTCGGATTCTTCCTCCATATCGTCGCGATGCTGGTCGCGTCGCTCACCGAGAACCGGCGACTGCGGGTTGCGAGGGATCTAGGCCTGGTGCAGAGCGGGAAGGAAGTAATCCCCCGCACCATTTTCATGCTGCTTCCGCAGTTTGCGCTCGTGGGAGTAGCTGATTCCTTCACGATCGTTGGGATGATGGATCTCTGTTACAGCCAAGCTCCTGAGAGCATGAAGAGCCTCGGCACCTCCTACTCCTTGACTTCATATGGAATTGGGAATTTTCTCAGCAGTGTTCTGCTCTCCTCTGTCTCTAATATCACCGTGAAATTCGGCGCTCGAAAGGGATGGATTTTGAACAATCTTAATGCTTCGCACCTGGATTACTACTATGCGTTACTGCTACTTCTCAGTTTCTTcaacttcctcttcttcctctgcgTCAGTAAGCTGTATGTGTACAAGGCTGAGGTTTTTGACCAAGAAGTTGAGGAGGATTGCTCAGCTTATGCGGATAAAGTTATTGGTGCTTGA